In one window of Vulpes vulpes isolate BD-2025 chromosome 1, VulVul3, whole genome shotgun sequence DNA:
- the LOC112913861 gene encoding SLA class II histocompatibility antigen, DQ haplotype C beta chain-like: MSGRMTLCIPRGFWTAAVMMILVVLSIPGAEGRDSPQDFVYQFKGECYFTNGTERVRALTKHIYNREEYVRFDSDVGEFRAVTELGRPDAEYWNGQKDVVDRVRAEVDTVCRHNYGVEESFTVLRRVEPTVTISPSRTEVLNHHNLLVCAVTDFYPGQIKVRWFRNDQEQTAGVVSTPLIRNGDWTFQILVMLEMTPQRGDVYTCHVEHASLQSPITVQWRAQSESAQSKMLSGIGGFVLGLIFLGLGLIIRHRSQKGSRESPPAGLLH; encoded by the exons ATGTCTGGGAGGATGACTCTGTGCATCCCCCGAGGCTTCTGGACAGCAGCTGTGATGATGATCCTGGTGGTGCTGAGCATCCCAGGGGCTGAGGGCAGAGACTCTCCAC AGGATTTCGTGTACCAGTTTAAGGGCGAGTGCTATTTCACCAACGGGACGGAGCGGGTGCGGGCTCTGACTAAACACATCTATAACCGGGAGGAGTACGTGCGCTTCGACAGCGACGTGGGGGAGTTCCGGGCGGTCACGGAGCTCGGGCGGCCCGACGCTGAGTACTGGAACGGGCAGAAGGACGTGGTGGACCGGGTACGGGCCGAGGTGGACACGGTGTGCAGACACAACTACGGGGTGGAAGAGAGCTTCACGGTGCTGCGGCGAG TGGAACCGACAGTGACCATCTCCCCGTCCAGGACAGAGGTCCTGAACCACCACAATCTGCTGGTCTGCGCAGTGACAGATTTCTATCCAGGCCAGATCAAAGTCCGGTGGTTTCGGAATGACCAGGAGCAGACAGCTGGTGTCGTGTCCACTCCACTTATTAGGAATGGGGACTGGACCTTCCAGATCCTTGTGATGCTGGAGATGACTCCCCAGCGAGGAGATGTCTACACTTGCCATGTGGAGCACGCCAGCCTCCAGAGCCCCATCACAGTGCAGTGGC GGGCACAGTCTGAATCTGCCCAGAGCAAAATGCTGAGTGGCATTGGCGGCTTCGTGCTGGGGCTAATCTTCCTTGGGCTTGGCCTTATCATCCGTCACAGGAGCCAGAAAG GATCTCGGGAGTCTCCCCCGGCAG GGCTCCTGCACTGA
- the LOC140594627 gene encoding SLA class II histocompatibility antigen, DQ haplotype D alpha chain-like yields the protein MILNRVLILGTLILTIMMSPSGGEEIVADHVAYYGVNVYQSYGPSGQYTHEFDGDEEFYVDLEKKETVWRLPVFSTFTSFDPQGALRNLAIAKQNLNILIERSNQTAATNEVPEVTVFSKSPVMLGQPNTLICLVDNIFPPVINVTWLKNRHSVTEGVSETSFLAKEDHSFSKISYLTFLPSAEDIYDCKVEHWGLDEPLLKHWEPEVPTPMSELTETVVCALGLAVGLVGIVMGTVFIIQGLRSGGTSRHQGPL from the exons ATGATCCTAAACAGAGTTCTGATTCTGGGGACCCTCATCCTGACTATTATGATGAGCCCCTCTGGAGGTGAAGAGATTGTGG CCGACCACGTTGCCTACTACGGCGTCAACGTCTACCAGTCTTACGGTCCCTCCGGCCAGTACACCCATGAATTCGATGGCGATGAGGAGTTCTACGTGGACCTGGAGAAGAAGGAAACTGTCTGGCGGCTGCCTGTGTTTAGCACGTTCACAAGTTTTGACCCCCAGGGTGCACTGAGAAACTTGGCTatagcaaaacaaaacttgaacATCCTGATTGAAAGGTCCAACCAAACTGCTGCTACCAATG AGGTTCCTGAGGTGACCGTGTTTTCCAAGTCTCCTGTGATGCTGGGTCAGCCCAACACCCTCATCTGTCTCGTGGACAACATCTTTCCTCCTGTGATCAATGTCACGTGGTTGAAGAACAGGCACTCAGTCACAGAAGGGGTTTCCGAAACCAGCTTCCTCGCCAAAGAGGATCATTCCTTCTCAAAGATCAGTTACCTCACCTTCCTCCCTTCTGCTGAGGATATTTATGACTGCAAAGTGGAGCACTGGGGCCTGGATGAGCCACTTCTGAAACACTGGG AACCTGAAGTTCCAACCCCTATGTCAGAGCTGACAGAGACTGTGGTCTGTGCCCTGGGGTTGGCTGTGGGCCTTGTGGGCATCGTGATGGGCACCGTCTTCATTATCCAAGGCCTGCGCTCAGGTGGTACTTCCAGACATCAAGGACCTTTGTGA